One segment of Castanea sativa cultivar Marrone di Chiusa Pesio chromosome 3, ASM4071231v1 DNA contains the following:
- the LOC142629413 gene encoding lignin-forming anionic peroxidase-like: MRNSFISHASTATVVFLLLLLSTTCKAHLSSTFYDQNCPNGLSTIRNAIRTAVSRERRMAASLIRLHFHDCFVQGCDASILLEDGERNAVQNKGSARGYEVIDSAKAQVEKICPGVVSCADILAVAARDASVAVGGPSWSVKLGRRDSTTASSSLAEQELPRFTDGLDSLISRFATKGLSARDMVALSGSHTLGQAQCSSFRGRIYNNASDIDVGFASTRKRRCPATTGKPGDSNLAPLDLVTPNSFDNNYFKNLLRKKGLLQSDQILFSGGSTDSIVSEYSRSPATFKSDFASAMIKMGDIGPLTGSAGQIRRICSAIN, translated from the exons ATGAGAAATTCTTTCATTTCCCATGCAAGCACTGCGACAGTTGTGTTCTTGTTGCTCCTTTTGAGCACTACATGCAAAGCGCATCTATCTTCTACATTTTATGACCAGAACTGTCCAAACGGACTAAGTACAATTCGGAATGCTATTAGAACAGCTGTTTCACGAGAACGTAGAATGGCGGCATCTCTAATTCGTCTCCATTTTCACGATTGCTTTGTTCAG GGCTGTGATGCATCAATTTTACTAGAAGATGGCGAAAGGAATGCTGTGCAAAATAAGGGTTCTGCAAGAGGTTATGAGGTCATAGACAGTGCAAAAGCTCAGGTAGAGAAGATATGCCCTGGAGTTGTATCTTGCGCAGATATTCTTGCAGTGGCTGCTCGAGATGCTTCCGTTGCT GTTGGTGGTCCATCTTGGTCAGTGAAGCTTGGAAGAAGAGATTCCACCACTGCAAGTTCCTCTCTAGCTGAACAAGAACTTCCAAGATTTACTGACGGCCTTGATAGTCTAATATCTCGTTTCGCTACCAAAGGGCTCAGTGCAAGAGACATGGTTGCATTGTCAG GTTCCCACACACTAGGGCAAGCTCAATGTTCTTCATTTCGTGGTCGGATATACAATAATGCGAGTGACATCGATGTTGGATTTGCTAGCACACGAAAGCGTCGTTGTCCTGCTACTACGGGAAAACCTGGGGATTCAAACTTGGCACCACTTGACTTGGTGACACCAAATTCTTTTGACAACAATTACTTCAAGAATTTACTGCGAAAGAAGGGTCTCCTTCAATCAGATCAAATCCTTTTTAGCGGAGGAAGCACAGACAGTATTGTCTCAGAATATAGTAGGAGCCCTGCTACTTTTAAGTCTGATTTTGCATCTGCCATGATTAAAATGGGAGATATTGGTCCTCTCACTGGTTCAGCTGGGCAAATTAGAAGGATATGCAGTGCTATAAACTAA